A section of the Paenibacillus odorifer genome encodes:
- a CDS encoding acryloyl-CoA reductase, giving the protein MTESFQALVVDKTESSFSVAVKPVTLEDLPAGEVVIKVAYSSVNYKDGLASIPNGKILRTYPFIPGIDLSGVVVSSTDERFHKGQQVIATGYGVGVSHFGGFSEYARIPAGWITPLPEGLTLKEAMIYGTAGLTAALSILALEDHDVSPDKGKVLVTGATGGVGGSAIAMLGAKGYSVVASTGNAKATDYLRGIGAEDVISREEVIGGASKPLDKQLWQGAVDSVGGDTLAAVLSKITYRGSVAASGLTGGTSVPTTVLPFILRGVNLLGIDSVECPADLRQKAWKRMASDLKPSQLENLVDREVTLNELPQALEDILQGNLRGRVLVRLS; this is encoded by the coding sequence ATGACAGAATCATTTCAGGCGTTAGTTGTCGACAAAACAGAATCATCCTTCTCCGTAGCTGTTAAGCCGGTTACCCTAGAGGATCTGCCAGCTGGAGAGGTTGTAATTAAGGTTGCTTACTCCAGTGTAAACTATAAAGACGGTTTAGCCAGTATTCCAAACGGTAAAATTCTAAGAACATATCCCTTTATTCCAGGGATAGATTTATCCGGTGTTGTGGTATCTTCCACAGATGAGCGGTTTCATAAAGGGCAGCAAGTCATTGCGACAGGATATGGTGTTGGCGTATCACACTTTGGCGGCTTTAGCGAATACGCTCGGATTCCCGCAGGTTGGATCACTCCCCTTCCCGAAGGCCTGACGCTTAAAGAAGCTATGATCTACGGTACTGCAGGACTGACAGCTGCCTTGTCCATACTAGCCCTGGAAGATCATGACGTTTCCCCGGACAAAGGCAAAGTACTTGTAACAGGCGCTACCGGCGGTGTAGGTGGATCTGCTATTGCCATGCTTGGCGCAAAAGGGTATAGCGTAGTGGCAAGCACAGGTAACGCCAAAGCTACCGATTACCTTAGAGGTATAGGAGCCGAAGACGTGATCTCACGTGAAGAGGTCATTGGCGGCGCCAGCAAACCCTTGGACAAACAATTATGGCAAGGCGCAGTAGATTCGGTGGGTGGTGACACCCTTGCCGCAGTTTTGAGTAAAATCACCTACAGAGGTTCTGTAGCTGCAAGTGGCTTAACCGGAGGCACTTCAGTTCCAACTACAGTACTTCCGTTTATTCTTCGGGGTGTTAACCTTCTCGGCATAGATTCCGTTGAATGTCCTGCCGACCTTCGCCAGAAGGCTTGGAAACGGATGGCGAGCGATCTGAAGCCAAGTCAACTGGAGAACCTCGTGGATCGTGAAGTCACGTTAAACGAGCTACCGCAAGCATTGGAAGATATTCTGCAAGGAAACCTTAGAGGAAGAGTACTTGTCCGTTTATCCTAG
- a CDS encoding NAD-dependent malic enzyme → MSIATTMIIRLEIRKSVASFGDVASGIAAAGGDIVAIDVIRAGKDVTTRDITVNVQDAANGEIISILSKMPGIKIINVSDRTFLAHLGGKIEITPKMPIKNREDLSLVYTPGVARVCTAIAEDPRKAYSLTMKRNTVAVVSDGTAVLGLGDIGPEAAMPVMEGKAMLFKQLANIDAFPLCLNTKDPEEIINIVKAVSPGFGGINLEDISSPRCFEIERRLAEELDIPVFHDDQHGTSVVAFAGLLNALKVVNKSIENARIVVVGIGAAGVSICNLLLAAGARYIYAVDREGVLRKDLQYDNPEWQKLAAATNPEGIEGGITEVIRGADVFIGVSRGGILTVEHLKSMASDNIVFAMANPTPEIEPDLAEPFVRVLATGRSDYPNQINNVLCFPGIFRGALDCRARTVNLEMKLAAAKAIASVVHPDELNEQYIIPSIFNEKVVEQVRLAVIQAAISTDAARRIPKDVAAITE, encoded by the coding sequence ATGTCGATTGCGACTACAATGATTATCAGGCTCGAAATTCGGAAATCGGTTGCATCTTTTGGCGATGTTGCTTCAGGAATTGCCGCAGCTGGCGGAGATATTGTTGCTATTGACGTGATACGTGCAGGGAAGGATGTCACTACCCGAGATATAACAGTGAATGTGCAAGACGCAGCTAATGGAGAAATTATCTCAATATTATCGAAGATGCCGGGAATTAAAATAATCAACGTGTCGGATCGGACGTTTCTGGCTCATCTTGGCGGAAAAATCGAAATCACACCTAAAATGCCGATTAAAAATCGGGAGGATTTATCCTTAGTGTATACGCCGGGGGTAGCCCGAGTGTGTACGGCGATTGCCGAAGATCCCAGAAAAGCTTATTCTCTGACGATGAAAAGAAATACAGTTGCAGTCGTTTCGGACGGCACTGCTGTGCTTGGACTAGGGGATATCGGCCCGGAAGCAGCTATGCCTGTCATGGAAGGTAAGGCGATGCTGTTTAAGCAATTGGCGAACATTGATGCTTTTCCGCTATGCTTAAATACCAAAGATCCGGAAGAAATTATCAATATCGTAAAAGCAGTTTCTCCTGGCTTTGGAGGGATAAACTTAGAGGATATAAGTTCACCACGCTGCTTTGAAATCGAACGGCGGCTTGCGGAAGAGCTGGACATTCCGGTATTCCATGATGATCAGCACGGAACTTCCGTGGTGGCTTTTGCAGGACTTTTGAATGCGCTTAAAGTTGTTAATAAATCTATTGAAAATGCGCGGATTGTTGTTGTGGGTATAGGGGCGGCTGGGGTGTCCATATGTAATCTGCTGCTGGCAGCGGGCGCGCGTTATATTTATGCGGTTGATCGTGAAGGCGTTCTCAGAAAAGATCTCCAGTATGATAATCCGGAATGGCAGAAGCTTGCTGCCGCAACCAATCCTGAGGGAATTGAGGGTGGAATAACGGAGGTTATACGAGGGGCAGATGTCTTTATTGGGGTGTCCCGTGGGGGGATTCTGACCGTGGAGCATCTTAAAAGCATGGCCAGTGATAACATCGTTTTTGCGATGGCTAATCCTACACCGGAGATTGAACCGGATTTGGCAGAACCTTTTGTTCGCGTTCTAGCGACAGGCAGAAGTGATTATCCGAACCAGATCAACAATGTGTTATGTTTTCCGGGTATTTTCCGTGGCGCACTTGATTGCCGGGCTAGAACTGTGAATCTGGAAATGAAGCTGGCTGCGGCAAAAGCCATTGCATCGGTCGTTCATCCCGATGAACTCAATGAGCAATATATCATCCCAAGTATTTTTAACGAAAAAGTAGTTGAACAGGTCCGCCTGGCAGTAATCCAAGCGGCTATATCCACGGATGCAGCACGCCGGATTCCTAAAGACGTAGCAGCTATAACGGAATAA
- a CDS encoding AAA family ATPase: protein MRKIHIMGASGVGTSTLGYELAKVLPHVQLDSDDYFWEHKFTKQREVNERLARLTRDLTHKEPWILSGAVCGWGDGLRPLFDLVIFLGLPPEIRLDRLRAREYERYGDHILPGGSKYEAYQSFMEWAALYDVAGVEVRSKVLHEEWMSALECPILRIEEDLSVGDRVEIVLRYLQMV, encoded by the coding sequence ATGAGAAAAATTCATATTATGGGAGCCTCAGGCGTAGGAACGAGTACATTAGGTTACGAATTAGCTAAAGTGTTGCCACATGTCCAGTTAGACAGTGACGACTATTTTTGGGAGCATAAATTCACTAAGCAACGTGAGGTCAATGAGCGATTAGCAAGACTTACAAGAGATTTGACTCATAAGGAACCTTGGATTCTGAGCGGTGCGGTATGTGGCTGGGGAGACGGCCTTCGACCATTATTCGATTTGGTTATTTTTCTAGGACTTCCACCGGAAATTCGTTTAGATAGATTAAGAGCCAGAGAGTACGAGAGATATGGTGATCATATTTTGCCTGGAGGAAGTAAATATGAAGCGTATCAGAGCTTTATGGAGTGGGCGGCATTATATGATGTAGCTGGAGTTGAAGTCAGGAGCAAAGTGCTGCATGAGGAATGGATGTCCGCACTGGAATGTCCTATTTTACGAATAGAGGAAGATTTATCGGTTGGAGATCGTGTTGAGATCGTGCTGAGATATTTACAAATGGTATAG
- a CDS encoding GNAT family N-acetyltransferase — translation MVDIKEIEMESLPELGNLYQELMNKPSDLNKLEEVFKVVKADNRYILLGAFVEGELLGSLMGIVCQDLVGDCKPFMVIENVVVSARARRQGVGKKLMNAIEQAARERDCYYIILVSGEQRKEAHVFYESLGYRDEKVEGYRKHLSSH, via the coding sequence ATGGTTGATATTAAAGAAATAGAAATGGAATCTCTTCCTGAACTGGGGAATTTATATCAAGAGCTGATGAATAAACCGTCTGACCTTAATAAGCTTGAAGAAGTGTTTAAAGTGGTTAAGGCGGATAACCGGTACATTCTATTGGGTGCTTTTGTAGAGGGGGAGTTACTAGGGTCTTTGATGGGCATCGTGTGTCAGGACTTAGTGGGGGACTGCAAACCGTTTATGGTGATTGAGAATGTGGTCGTTTCAGCGCGGGCACGCCGTCAAGGCGTCGGCAAAAAACTTATGAACGCCATTGAACAAGCGGCCCGGGAAAGAGACTGCTATTATATTATTTTAGTCTCCGGTGAGCAGCGGAAGGAAGCGCATGTGTTCTATGAATCGTTAGGTTATAGAGATGAAAAGGTAGAAGGATACCGAAAACATTTAAGTTCCCATTAA
- a CDS encoding DinB family protein, producing the protein MQTFFQYNWMVREQWYEWCANISEEELLAIRIGGVGSILKTLFHIVDVEWSWIQVLQGKPDFQEDFEQYKTLQHVRELDAKFHTEVEPFVTAWHEGLEQRIFEDHLPDGRIVTDAWGEVMRHVIAHEIHHVGQLSVWAREIGKPPVSAKLIGKGLINSLPGKA; encoded by the coding sequence TTGCAGACATTTTTTCAATATAACTGGATGGTCCGCGAACAATGGTATGAGTGGTGTGCAAATATTTCTGAGGAGGAGCTGCTTGCAATACGTATAGGTGGTGTAGGCAGTATACTCAAGACGCTTTTTCACATTGTGGATGTGGAGTGGAGCTGGATTCAAGTATTGCAAGGAAAACCGGATTTCCAAGAGGATTTTGAGCAGTACAAGACTTTGCAGCATGTACGAGAATTGGATGCAAAATTCCACACAGAGGTGGAACCCTTTGTAACGGCTTGGCATGAGGGGCTGGAGCAGAGGATTTTTGAGGATCACCTTCCGGATGGCAGGATCGTGACCGATGCCTGGGGTGAGGTAATGCGCCATGTGATTGCTCATGAGATTCATCATGTCGGGCAATTATCTGTCTGGGCCAGAGAGATCGGAAAACCGCCGGTTTCAGCTAAACTGATTGGCAAAGGGCTGATAAACAGCCTGCCTGGCAAAGCGTAG
- a CDS encoding CotH kinase family protein, with translation MVKKKNLLRKFMAVTLSLAIVSTAFGVAGNTPVVSAADAGVTKAYESLFAGDRIIDVKVTIDDADWKSILASPLEKEYKKVKVEVDGNVVENVGFSTKGNLTLKSVASMTDSDRYSFRLKFDKYDKKQTLLGLDKMVLNNNFSDPSYIREYLHYEALRSVGVDAPLTVFTNLYINGELYGFYVGVEAIDDSYLERTYGETYDEGVLYDTEEKSYLQYKEDSDYETITYDTGKEDDKASLKNFIKVLNEMPAGEKGSIESVLDVDSALKYIAANAVLGNYDSYNGDKGHNYMLYGDASGKFSVLPWDMNMSFNGYSGGGGGRAGTTAAAGTTSTSATTIAANTNAVTASIDNPTLGISLDQVPMIANLLEVPEYKTKYLKYVSELVDYLEGIQSRITELATLIKPYVQADPTKFYTMEQFESNVTYSATGETGGSGGMTPPAGMEGMTPPEGMEGMTPPDGTTPPARPDNTGTATDGNPTPPTGNAGGGGQGMGTMAAGSIMTFALNRLANLQGQLGLNVTPLPSVTTTPSTTNPNTTGTNGISVLLNGTAVSFADQLPVNKDGRVLVPVNAIFNALGATVTMDQTTKKITAVKDNTTIVMAIGSKTAYINGKALTLDVPPQIIGNRTLVPVRFISEGLNMDVKWDAGTSTVTATTKTAA, from the coding sequence ATGGTGAAGAAGAAAAATTTGCTGAGAAAGTTTATGGCAGTTACACTAAGTCTTGCTATCGTCTCAACAGCGTTTGGAGTTGCTGGAAACACGCCCGTAGTTAGTGCGGCGGATGCAGGTGTAACGAAAGCGTATGAATCCCTGTTCGCGGGTGACAGAATCATTGATGTTAAAGTAACGATTGATGATGCGGATTGGAAAAGTATATTAGCAAGTCCCCTCGAAAAAGAATACAAAAAAGTTAAGGTTGAAGTTGACGGGAATGTTGTTGAAAATGTTGGATTTTCTACTAAAGGGAATCTGACGTTAAAATCGGTAGCCAGTATGACAGACTCGGACAGATACAGCTTCCGGCTGAAATTTGATAAATATGATAAGAAGCAAACGTTACTTGGTCTTGATAAAATGGTACTGAACAACAATTTTTCGGACCCTTCGTATATTCGTGAATATTTACATTACGAAGCGCTCCGTTCTGTTGGTGTGGATGCACCTTTGACTGTGTTCACCAACCTGTATATCAACGGAGAATTATATGGGTTTTATGTAGGTGTGGAAGCGATAGATGACAGCTATCTAGAACGTACCTATGGAGAAACTTATGACGAAGGTGTTCTGTATGATACAGAAGAAAAAAGTTATCTGCAGTACAAAGAAGACAGTGACTACGAAACGATAACTTATGATACAGGTAAAGAAGATGATAAAGCTTCGTTAAAGAACTTCATCAAGGTACTGAATGAGATGCCTGCCGGTGAGAAGGGTTCTATTGAAAGTGTGCTAGATGTGGATTCGGCCCTGAAGTATATCGCCGCTAATGCTGTATTGGGTAACTATGACAGCTATAACGGGGATAAAGGTCATAATTATATGTTGTACGGGGATGCATCCGGTAAATTTAGTGTACTTCCATGGGATATGAACATGTCCTTTAACGGGTATTCTGGTGGCGGAGGCGGCAGAGCAGGTACAACAGCTGCTGCGGGCACAACATCTACATCGGCAACAACCATTGCAGCCAATACCAACGCAGTAACTGCATCGATTGATAATCCTACACTTGGGATAAGTTTAGATCAGGTCCCAATGATTGCTAATCTGTTGGAAGTGCCTGAATATAAGACTAAATACTTGAAATATGTATCTGAGCTGGTAGATTATTTGGAAGGAATTCAGAGCAGAATCACTGAATTGGCTACCTTGATTAAACCTTACGTTCAAGCAGACCCAACCAAATTTTATACCATGGAACAATTTGAAAGTAATGTTACTTATTCAGCAACAGGTGAGACGGGTGGTAGTGGAGGAATGACTCCACCAGCTGGGATGGAAGGCATGACACCTCCTGAAGGGATGGAGGGCATGACACCTCCGGATGGAACGACACCGCCAGCACGTCCTGATAATACAGGGACTGCGACTGATGGTAATCCTACACCTCCAACAGGTAACGCTGGAGGCGGGGGACAAGGTATGGGCACAATGGCTGCAGGTTCGATTATGACCTTTGCGCTGAACAGACTTGCTAATCTGCAAGGCCAGCTAGGACTTAACGTCACACCTCTACCCTCTGTAACTACAACACCATCAACAACTAATCCGAACACGACGGGCACTAACGGAATATCCGTACTTTTAAACGGAACAGCGGTCAGCTTTGCAGATCAGCTTCCTGTGAATAAGGATGGTCGGGTGCTTGTGCCAGTGAATGCAATCTTTAATGCTCTGGGTGCTACAGTAACCATGGATCAAACGACTAAGAAAATCACTGCAGTAAAAGACAATACAACGATCGTAATGGCCATTGGCAGCAAGACTGCTTACATCAATGGAAAAGCGCTCACACTCGACGTTCCTCCGCAAATTATCGGAAATCGGACATTAGTTCCGGTTAGATTTATTTCCGAGGGATTGAATATGGATGTGAAGTGGGATGCGGGGACTTCTACAGTTACAGCTACGACTAAAACAGCAGCTTAA
- a CDS encoding ABC transporter substrate-binding protein, with the protein MKLHSQFLKLQSHFGGATEISVTMDELALIFGCTHRNAMHIVNKMMLQEWIKWTPKRGRGSRSLLQFLVPSEEIALQSMMQAISRKDVHHAIEGIKTHASSTSLQDTLQGWLLTYFGHHSEIRSDKQIDTLRLPITQQLHTFDPLYMNLLAESFVSSHVFDGLVKRSGERDKIVPCLAHAWEVDESRTLWTFFLRKEVLFHHGKVLTAKDVVYSLGRLMRTSKRTLYSYIFKEIQRVTALNPSTVQITLKQPNELFLPFLCTSRAAIVPRDLEGIDEQSFGRRPVGTGPFKVVDMTEDTCVLEVFPYYFQGRAHLDRVEILYVPWDTETSSSDTGSAFHVIQNPSSASSSTWSRIHSESSIRKFVTCNTQKKGPLSDPLLRAKIVSCLKDDSASIEQEAIKDQEITLQISTIPQYAGDADFIATRLEQQGYKCNVISVSPEEFKGPIRLESDLIVFSLFRDEDEQLRLFDLYLTLSQHIEPYTRADIEGWLYTIAREPNPVARAESFSIIENRLIKEHHLHILYEKPTQTAYLPSVRGVSFNSQGWVDLRHVWFPPLLSSSSTS; encoded by the coding sequence ATGAAGCTGCATAGCCAATTTTTAAAGCTGCAATCTCATTTTGGGGGAGCCACAGAAATCTCAGTGACGATGGATGAGTTGGCATTGATTTTCGGCTGTACACACCGCAATGCCATGCATATTGTGAATAAAATGATGTTGCAGGAATGGATCAAATGGACGCCTAAGCGTGGGCGGGGAAGCCGCTCTTTGCTGCAATTTCTTGTTCCCTCCGAAGAAATTGCCCTTCAATCCATGATGCAGGCGATTAGCCGCAAAGATGTCCACCACGCTATAGAAGGCATCAAAACCCATGCCAGCTCCACCTCACTGCAGGATACACTACAGGGTTGGCTGCTGACCTATTTTGGGCATCATTCTGAAATTCGTAGTGACAAACAAATTGATACTCTCCGCCTGCCCATTACCCAGCAGCTACATACCTTCGATCCGTTATATATGAATTTGCTGGCAGAGTCATTTGTTTCCAGCCATGTTTTCGACGGGTTAGTGAAAAGAAGCGGTGAACGGGACAAAATTGTTCCCTGTCTGGCTCACGCCTGGGAAGTCGATGAGAGCCGGACGCTCTGGACTTTTTTTCTGCGCAAAGAGGTGTTATTCCATCATGGAAAAGTGCTTACAGCCAAGGATGTAGTCTATTCCCTGGGACGGTTGATGCGAACCTCTAAACGGACACTCTATAGCTATATTTTCAAAGAAATCCAGCGGGTCACCGCATTAAATCCATCTACCGTTCAAATTACGCTTAAGCAGCCTAATGAACTATTTCTGCCATTTTTGTGCACGAGCAGAGCCGCAATTGTACCGCGTGATTTAGAAGGAATAGATGAGCAGAGCTTTGGCCGTAGACCCGTGGGGACTGGCCCCTTTAAGGTTGTGGACATGACCGAGGACACTTGTGTGCTGGAGGTTTTTCCTTATTATTTTCAAGGACGGGCTCATTTAGATCGGGTTGAAATCCTTTATGTCCCGTGGGATACCGAAACGTCATCCTCTGATACGGGTTCTGCTTTTCACGTGATTCAGAATCCCTCATCCGCCAGTTCTTCGACCTGGAGCCGAATTCATTCGGAGTCTTCCATCCGGAAATTCGTCACCTGCAATACGCAAAAAAAGGGACCGCTAAGCGATCCCCTGCTTCGGGCAAAAATAGTCTCCTGTTTAAAAGACGATTCAGCGTCCATCGAGCAAGAAGCGATAAAAGATCAAGAAATCACGTTGCAAATCTCTACGATTCCACAATATGCTGGCGATGCTGATTTTATTGCCACTAGACTAGAGCAACAAGGTTATAAATGCAATGTCATTTCCGTGTCTCCAGAGGAATTTAAAGGTCCGATTCGGCTGGAATCTGACCTGATTGTTTTCTCATTATTCCGTGACGAGGATGAACAACTTCGTTTATTTGATCTATACCTTACGCTCTCCCAGCATATTGAACCGTATACCCGGGCGGATATAGAAGGCTGGCTGTATACCATCGCGCGCGAACCTAATCCGGTGGCCCGAGCGGAAAGTTTCAGTATCATCGAGAACCGTCTGATTAAAGAGCACCACCTACATATTTTGTATGAAAAGCCCACTCAGACAGCTTATCTCCCCTCTGTCCGCGGGGTTAGCTTCAATAGCCAGGGTTGGGTCGATCTTCGTCATGTCTGGTTTCCGCCACTGCTCTCTAGCAGCAGCACGAGTTGA
- a CDS encoding DUF4153 domain-containing protein, protein MTEEMETGTGLRLNRSLAALLAAFLLAIVHQYLFYGKLAGLSYPIFVCLFYAFMLYYAKAKIRKLNKFSYFWFGAIFLLSLTYLFFHNFFFFGLNLLVIPVLILLHMTYLLSDKRPAWSRLGLVGNTLEHVLPQNFRHWSTVFTIIKRTGGSKMKDERKQVMGKVLIGLAISFPILLVVVTLLSSADGVFHHVLLELPNVLDRISFGEGFVRVLWIILLGMGFFGLVWGYVDSKIYDWNMQPKEYGPVLAPVSFKMDPIIMTTILIVINTVYVLFVFVQFSYLFGAWEGILPEGSSYADYARSGFFELIMVAAINFVILLLALVSEGKRSGGLQKFINVLLYILVGCSTVMLYSAYTRLTLYEEVYGYTTTRFLVHAFMIFMGLLLVVAALRIAVQRVPLAKCYIVLGLISYVVMNYIGMDVIIANKNMDRYAASGKLDANYLVRLSPEVIPSLIRFSEQEDGMLDDFLKNEWRELNKRERAWQSFNFPQYLAQRELAEYFAQ, encoded by the coding sequence ATGACCGAGGAAATGGAAACGGGAACGGGACTTAGGCTTAATCGATCGCTTGCTGCTTTGCTTGCTGCGTTCTTACTGGCAATAGTTCATCAGTATTTATTTTATGGAAAGCTGGCGGGCCTATCGTATCCAATCTTTGTGTGTCTGTTCTATGCGTTCATGCTTTATTATGCCAAGGCTAAAATCCGCAAGCTCAACAAATTCAGTTACTTCTGGTTTGGAGCGATTTTTCTACTTTCATTAACCTATTTATTCTTTCATAATTTTTTCTTCTTTGGGCTGAACCTGCTGGTGATCCCGGTGTTGATTTTATTACATATGACTTATTTGCTTAGTGATAAACGGCCGGCTTGGAGCCGGCTTGGATTAGTGGGGAACACGCTGGAGCATGTGCTTCCACAGAATTTCCGCCATTGGAGCACTGTGTTTACGATCATTAAAAGGACTGGCGGCAGTAAAATGAAGGACGAGCGTAAGCAGGTCATGGGGAAAGTGCTGATAGGACTTGCGATCTCTTTTCCAATATTGCTGGTTGTGGTTACTTTGCTGTCCTCAGCGGACGGAGTATTTCATCATGTACTGCTGGAGCTGCCGAATGTGCTGGATCGGATTTCATTTGGGGAAGGTTTTGTGCGGGTGCTGTGGATTATCCTGCTGGGCATGGGCTTTTTCGGCTTAGTGTGGGGGTATGTGGATTCGAAAATCTATGACTGGAATATGCAGCCTAAGGAATATGGTCCAGTACTGGCGCCTGTAAGCTTTAAAATGGATCCGATAATTATGACGACGATTCTTATAGTCATTAACACGGTATATGTATTGTTTGTTTTCGTACAGTTTTCTTACTTGTTTGGAGCATGGGAAGGGATTTTACCAGAGGGCAGCTCATATGCTGATTACGCACGTAGTGGATTTTTTGAGCTGATTATGGTGGCTGCGATTAATTTCGTGATTTTGCTGCTGGCTTTGGTATCGGAAGGAAAAAGAAGTGGAGGGCTGCAAAAATTTATTAATGTCCTGCTCTACATTCTGGTTGGTTGCTCGACAGTGATGCTATATTCCGCCTATACCCGTCTGACTCTATATGAAGAGGTGTACGGCTATACCACGACTCGGTTTTTAGTGCATGCATTTATGATATTTATGGGCTTATTGTTGGTGGTTGCAGCCTTACGGATAGCTGTTCAACGTGTGCCATTGGCGAAATGTTATATTGTGCTGGGCTTGATCTCCTACGTCGTCATGAACTATATCGGGATGGATGTTATTATCGCTAATAAAAATATGGATCGTTATGCGGCAAGTGGTAAATTGGACGCCAATTATTTGGTCCGTTTATCTCCGGAGGTCATCCCTTCTCTGATAAGGTTTAGTGAACAGGAAGATGGGATGCTGGATGATTTTTTAAAAAATGAATGGAGAGAACTCAATAAGCGTGAGCGGGCCTGGCAGTCGTTCAATTTCCCGCAATATCTGGCGCAGCGTGAGCTGGCTGAATATTTTGCACAGTAA
- a CDS encoding Crp/Fnr family transcriptional regulator: MQTINDREAVRALAVKNGLDGIFSPLVTHKMELRRYADEEKLCLVGDQLDGMFILVEGKLKIQTLLPNGKSMLVRFTNPISVIGDVELLHRFPVKNQVESVGESLILFAGRRLLLRELEENTALLRFLVGELSHKLHTLGQASALNLLYPVENRFASYLMSLFADKNGDRRVEEIRTSSLIETAELLGTSYRHLNRIVRRFIDEGIITRNRGRLSVLDESKLAELANGNLYE, encoded by the coding sequence ATGCAGACGATAAATGACCGTGAGGCTGTCCGTGCCTTGGCAGTGAAGAACGGTCTGGACGGAATATTTAGCCCGCTGGTAACGCATAAAATGGAGTTGAGACGTTACGCGGATGAAGAAAAGCTGTGTTTGGTTGGCGATCAATTGGATGGAATGTTCATATTGGTTGAGGGCAAGCTCAAAATTCAGACCTTGCTGCCAAATGGCAAATCTATGCTGGTGCGGTTTACAAATCCGATATCTGTTATTGGGGATGTAGAGCTGCTTCACCGGTTCCCTGTTAAGAATCAAGTGGAGTCTGTGGGTGAGAGCTTGATTCTTTTTGCAGGTAGAAGACTACTCCTGAGAGAGCTTGAGGAAAATACAGCGTTGTTACGTTTTCTCGTCGGAGAACTTAGTCACAAATTGCATACGCTCGGTCAAGCCTCCGCACTTAACCTGTTGTATCCTGTGGAGAATCGATTTGCCAGTTATTTAATGTCTTTGTTCGCAGATAAAAACGGTGACCGGCGAGTGGAGGAGATTCGGACCTCAAGTCTTATTGAAACAGCAGAATTGCTTGGCACAAGCTATCGGCATCTTAATCGAATCGTACGTCGTTTTATTGATGAAGGAATCATTACACGAAATCGTGGACGCTTAAGTGTACTGGATGAATCGAAGCTGGCAGAGCTGGCTAACGGAAATTTATACGAATAA